The DNA region ACTGCTGCATGCATAGTTTCATGCAACCAATTAATCCGATATGAATCATAAACTTGAAGTATTTGGACAGGCGAAATCTGCAGTATTTCCAATGGGACAGACAAATGCCTGACCGCCGGTTTTTATCACGAAGTTCCATTCCTCAGGTAAAGACCATCCTCGCTTACGGCCATACATCACCGCCCAGTCCCCACCAAAGGATCCATTGCTAACTCATTTCATCATTGTTGTCAACCCTGATCCATCACATACTAAACCATCCACCACTCACGCGACGCGTTTGCCCCTGCTCACTTGACTCGTTAACCTTTTGAAGACCAACACAGCAACGGACACTGTAACATCGCGTTGAACGTTCGGCAACCGAGGGTGATTCGTCATATTGCAATACTTTCGGCCTGATTGGGCATCGGGGAGTTCTAATAGCGACAATTTCCGGGATCCTAATAAATACCTACTTTCGGATCGACCCTGTTGGTCGCATCCTGAACTTGCTTTTTTTAAAACATGGACCAAAGTCTGTTCAACTGGGAAACTCTAGTGCGTGTAATAGCTTCATTTTAGCGAGCACTTCTCTTCACTCAATCAATTCATATCACCGGCAAGATGAGTGCAACGGCGACAACCGTCAATCTTGACGTGCTCAGACAGCGCTCTGACGTCAGCACAGAGCCCAAGAAACTGTCGGGCTTGAGCCTCTACTCGCGTTTCGCCTTTGCTGGTGCCGTCTGCTGTTCCGTCACCCATGGAGGTCTCACGCCCGTTGATGTGTAAGTTGAAGATCGACATTTCGCATAGTTACTCGAGAAGATGACGTTTAAGAGCTCAGCCATCAGCTTCAACGCAATGAAGGATGAGACCAGACTGACAACTAACATGACACAGCGTCAAGACCCGCATCCAGCTTGACCCAGCCACCTATAACCGCGGCATGATCGGCGGTTTCCGTCAGGTCATCCAGAATGAAGGCGCCGGTGCTCTATTAACCGGCATTGGCCCTACCTTGGCCGGCTACTTCCTGCAGGGCGGCTTGAAATTCGGAGGCTATGAGTTCTTCAAGCAACAATCCATCAACACAATCGGCTACGAGAACGCCAGGAACAACCGCATCGCGGTCTATTGTGTCTCTGGCGCAGCCGCCGAGTTCTTTGCCGACATTGCCCTCTGCCCTCTAGAGGCCACGCGCATCCGGTTGGTGTCTGAGCCCGGGTTCGCCAATGGTCTTGTTTCGGGCTTCACAAAGATTGCTCGCCAGGAAGGCCTTGCCGCTTTCTACTCTGGCTTTGGTCCCATTCTCTTTAAGCAGTACGTGCTACCAACATTTCCCTCTGTCCGTGGCTCATAGATTTTAGGGTCCCGTATACGATGACCAAGTTCGTCTTTTACGAGAAAGTTTCCGAGTTCGCGTATAGCAACTTCtttgacaagaagaagactaGCGACGGCATGCAAACCGCCATCAACCTTGGTTCCGGTCTGATTGCCGGtttcgccgccgccatcgtctCGCAGCCAGCCGACACTATGCTCTCCAAGATTAACAAGACCAAGGGTCTCCCAGGTGAGAGCAACACCAGCAGGTTGATCAAGATCGGCAGAGAACTGGGCCTGCGTGGCTCCTTCAGCGGAATTGGTGCTCGTCTCTTCATGGTCGGTGCCATGTCGGCCGGCCAGTTTGCTATTTACGGTGAGTATCGAGCTCTGTTGGAGGCATTTAACAGTTAATGTTTACTAACATGACTCTTTAAGGCGACCTCAAGAAAGCCATGGGAGCTGTAAGTCACAGCCAGAGTACAAAGTCGAGACATGGGGCTGACATTTTATTAGACTGGAGGCGTGGAGATCGCAAAATAGACGTGTTGGAATCACACATGTGAATTGCTGCAATTGAATAGATTAGAGAATAGAAGCCTCAGGAGGGCAATTTGTAATCAAGGCCGTATTTTCCAAACAGATAGCGTGTTATCTACCAGTAGTTGGCTATACTGAGACACTGCCAGTTGCTGCTCGCGTCGTACATAACCAACGGTCCATGATTGGCTAGCTAGCAGAATCCATGTCGATACGTTGATTAACCCGAGGTAGATACAACACTCGTTTCGACAAATAACTATTCTGATTGTAGTTACATCCTATTATGATCTAGATGATAGCCGGTGATTTGAGATCTACACTCATATGTAGCCAACGCCAAGACGCTCTGGACACAACTTGAGGTGCCGGTGCCGCACTTTTCGGACCCCGAGGATGTGCGAGTTCCGAGCATATGGCCGCACTTTAAGTTACGAATCTCCTTACTCTGTACTAGCCTGCGCATCATTTCCTCTCAGAGTGACGTGTTCAAAGCTTAAATCAAGCTTCCTTCATTTCCCAGCTATATCTACTTTGTTTTCCACTGATCTTCCTCAAGTTTGCAGCACCCATCTAGCCCTTTCTCAACACTCTTCAACAGTACATTTGAGAAACACTCTCAGTAGACTTCAGCATGCCGACATTTCTCGTCGTAGGCGCAACAGGCCAACAGGGCGGTGGCGTTGTGGAAGCCCTCCTCGCATCAGACCGCCCCAACCTGACAATCCGAGCCCTGACACGAAacccatcgtcatcatccgCCCAGGCTTTGGCGCGTCGCGGCGTGCAGCCAGTCAAGGGTGATCTGCTTGATCGCCAAAGCATCTCCAAGGCGCTTGAGGGAGTCGACGCTGCGTATCTTGTGACTGACTTTCGGGGCCCGGAGGATGTGGAGGGCGAGCTCAAGCAGGGGAAGCAATTTGTGGACATTGCTAAGGAGACTGGTAAGTACTCTGCATGCTCTCAATGGTGTTTTGTTACTATACTTACGTACAGAATAGGCGTCAAGCATCTGGTCTTCTCGTCCGTGGCGGGAGCCGACATCTCCCAGCCCGTGGAGCATTTCTACAGCAAATACAAGATCGAAGAGTACATCAGAGAATCAGGCCTCAACTGGTCAGTTATCCGACCCGTGGGCTTTATGGAAGTAGTCCCTCCTCCAGGCGTCGGCCGGTTCTTCTTTCTCAGTGCCATGGCCTCCCTCATGGGCAACACCAAGCAGAAATACGTAGCCTGCAAGGACATTGGCAAGGCGAATGCTCTCGCTCTCTTGAACCCTGAAAAGTTCAACGGAAAAGTTGTGACGATTGCCGGCCAGGTCGCTGATGTGGACGAGCTTCAGAGTGCCTTAGAGAAGGGAGAGGGCAAGAAGGGGTGGGGGAGAATCTGGTTGCCTCGGTGGGTGATTATTCGGCTGACGCCGCATCATTACCGGCAAATGTTTGATGTAAGTTTTGCATGTGTCAAGGACTGTATTTCCAGGCTAATTTTGGACAGTGGTTGTACCATGACAACTGCCAACCGGGAAGCGTGCAGGAGACTAAGGAGTTGATTCCTGACTTGTTGTCGATCGAGGACTGGGCAAGGGAGCAGAAGAACCAGCGAACTAAGAGCGAATAAGTAAATTTCACAATTTATGTAATCGAGTTATAGATTCTATATCGGAACTTCTCTTTAGGTCGTTGATCCTCACGTTGTAGGGCAAGACCCCGTGCATGGTTTGATCCTTCATGCCGAGGGACAGGAGCCATGAATGCAAGTCATCACAGCCAGGCCACCACTATCTAAGGAACTCCAAGATGTAACTATCTTCAGGTACTCGCAAGGCTCTGAGCATCAAGGCATTATTGGTTCCTTAACGAACAAACCCTCGCAAGTAATCGGCTACAATGGTAAAATACACACTTATCAATACATAACGGCATCAAAATCTCATGCTGTAAAATAACATAACCATAGAGCGAGCATTTCTCCTCATAAAACAATACTCTAGGCCCTTCCTGAGATTAAGCGATCCTTAGCACCATTCGCGTAGTACGGACTGTGTTTAAGAAGGTCCAGATATCCGTTGGTACTTCTGGGTTTGACCACTCAAAGTGACTTACGCGCTTCCAAAACTCAGTCTGCTTGTAAACTACCAAGACGAAAAGCCTCTGTGGTTCAGCCCCAACTGACCATGTGCCCTTAAAACATATCGGTACTCCAATTAACCGGCCCTGTCGTGATTGATTAGGGCCCCAGCTTGACCCTTTACACAGGGGATAAAAGTGGCCAGtcacatcaccaaccaccCTGAGACTGGTCTTTGCATCTGGTCCGGGGCTTCCCATCGATACCGGAACATTGGCATCACCCTCGCCATTAAACTCCCCAACTTGCAATGGAAAGGCAAGGCAATCAAGAAGTAGTGTCCTGAGATGCTCCTGGCTGCCGACTGCTCCCAGC from Fusarium keratoplasticum isolate Fu6.1 chromosome 12, whole genome shotgun sequence includes:
- a CDS encoding NmrA domain-containing protein translates to MPTFLVVGATGQQGGGVVEALLASDRPNLTIRALTRNPSSSSAQALARRGVQPVKGDLLDRQSISKALEGVDAAYLVTDFRGPEDVEGELKQGKQFVDIAKETGVKHLVFSSVAGADISQPVEHFYSKYKIEEYIRESGLNWSVIRPVGFMEVVPPPGVGRFFFLSAMASLMGNTKQKYVACKDIGKANALALLNPEKFNGKVVTIAGQVADVDELQSALEKGEGKKGWGRIWLPRWVIIRLTPHHYRQMFDWLYHDNCQPGSVQETKELIPDLLSIEDWAREQKNQRTKSE